A part of Candidatus Electrothrix aestuarii genomic DNA contains:
- the nuoK gene encoding NADH-quinone oxidoreductase subunit NuoK, whose product MTLSHCIALSLILCGIGLFGMLTRRNLLGILLSVEVILNGANINFAAFAHFKAADPVAGAIFPIFVMAVSACEIAVALAIILSMYRRKKRLDVYRLEELNG is encoded by the coding sequence ATGACCCTTTCCCATTGCATAGCACTTTCCTTAATCCTGTGCGGCATCGGTTTATTCGGTATGCTCACGCGCCGGAACCTGTTAGGTATCCTGCTTTCTGTAGAGGTTATCTTGAACGGGGCGAATATTAATTTTGCTGCCTTTGCCCATTTTAAAGCAGCAGATCCGGTTGCCGGTGCGATATTCCCGATTTTTGTCATGGCGGTTTCAGCCTGTGAAATCGCGGTAGCCCTGGCAATCATCCTGTCCATGTACCGTCGCAAAAAACGTCTTGATGTGTATCGGCTGGAGGAACTCAATGGCTGA
- a CDS encoding NADH-quinone oxidoreductase subunit M — protein sequence MNGPFLLTLIWVVPFLTALACLPVRTDDHRSIKVISLIGNTINLLLVVTLTFKFIDVSAAAPIADGASSSVFHFTYKVGWFKMMNIEYNIGVDAISVLMMLLTGIVIFCGVLASWNVNNQAKEFFILLNVLVAGVYGVFVSIDLFTFFLFYEIAVLPMYLLIGLWGTGQKEYASMKLTLMLVAGSAFIMAGILALYFESGLHSFDLQVLSQHHFSDSFQYWVFPIIFFGFGVLGAIFPFHTWSPDGHASAPTAVSMLHAGVLMKLGGYGCLRVGMYLLPEGSQMWMDFFLILVTINVLYGALGAIRQTDLKYITAYSSVSHCGLVLFGFTALTFTGIKGGVLQMISHGLMTALFFCLIGMIYGRTHTRTVSDMGGLMKVMPFLSVAYVIVGMAGLGLPGLSGFVAEANVFVGSFNNPNTLNRICTVLAVLSIVVTAVYVLRAVNGLVNGPIKEQFLTLKDASFLEKIPVTILLICLFGMGILPGWIVELVNNAVHPIYNNLMR from the coding sequence ATGAACGGACCATTTCTGCTTACTCTGATTTGGGTCGTCCCTTTTCTTACCGCCTTGGCTTGCCTGCCGGTCCGGACTGATGACCATCGGAGCATTAAAGTTATTTCATTGATCGGGAACACGATAAACCTGCTGCTTGTCGTAACCCTGACGTTTAAGTTTATTGATGTGTCTGCAGCGGCTCCGATAGCCGATGGTGCATCATCCAGCGTTTTCCACTTTACCTATAAAGTGGGCTGGTTCAAAATGATGAATATAGAGTATAACATCGGGGTTGATGCTATCTCTGTGTTGATGATGTTGCTCACTGGCATTGTTATCTTCTGCGGGGTGCTCGCCAGCTGGAATGTCAATAATCAGGCAAAGGAATTTTTCATCCTGCTCAATGTCCTGGTTGCTGGCGTCTATGGGGTGTTTGTCTCTATTGACCTGTTTACCTTCTTCCTCTTTTACGAGATTGCCGTACTGCCCATGTACCTGCTCATTGGTCTCTGGGGTACGGGTCAGAAGGAATACGCCTCCATGAAACTCACCCTGATGCTGGTGGCTGGTTCCGCCTTTATTATGGCTGGTATCTTGGCTTTGTACTTCGAGTCAGGCTTGCACAGCTTTGACCTCCAGGTACTTTCTCAGCACCATTTCTCTGATTCCTTCCAGTACTGGGTCTTCCCCATTATCTTCTTCGGATTTGGTGTTCTGGGAGCAATCTTCCCCTTTCACACGTGGTCACCCGATGGACATGCCTCTGCACCGACAGCGGTTTCCATGCTCCATGCTGGCGTCCTGATGAAGCTGGGTGGTTATGGCTGTCTCCGAGTGGGTATGTACCTTCTGCCGGAAGGCTCCCAGATGTGGATGGACTTCTTTCTGATTCTGGTCACCATTAACGTACTGTACGGAGCGCTGGGTGCTATCCGTCAGACCGACCTGAAATACATCACTGCCTACTCCTCAGTTTCTCACTGTGGTCTGGTTCTGTTCGGTTTCACTGCCCTTACCTTTACCGGTATCAAAGGTGGAGTACTTCAGATGATCTCTCATGGTCTGATGACAGCCCTCTTCTTCTGCCTTATCGGTATGATCTACGGCAGAACCCATACCCGAACTGTCAGTGATATGGGCGGCCTGATGAAGGTGATGCCCTTCCTCTCAGTGGCCTATGTCATCGTCGGTATGGCTGGTTTGGGCTTACCCGGACTCTCCGGTTTTGTGGCTGAGGCCAACGTCTTTGTCGGCTCCTTTAATAACCCGAACACCTTAAACAGGATCTGCACCGTACTGGCTGTACTTTCCATCGTCGTGACAGCGGTATACGTCCTGCGTGCAGTCAATGGCCTGGTCAATGGGCCCATTAAGGAACAGTTCCTTACCCTGAAAGATGCATCCTTTTTAGAAAAGATTCCAGTAACCATCCTGCTCATCTGCCTCTTCGGTATGGGTATTTTACCCGGCTGGATTGTAGAACTGGTCAATAATGCTGTTCATCCCATTTACAATAACCTGATGCGATAA
- a CDS encoding NADH-quinone oxidoreductase subunit N has translation MTLLLPDIFLVVLAALVMGYDLYKGKDNLVSTLPFKASWIGLCGIFVLLLLLPYDQTVLYPGGYQVTGTALLFKQLFILSALFTVLLSRPYFVPGGNDRGVMKYQTEFLFILLLCTFGMFTVVSSTDLLTLFIGMELATIPLYILSGFYKKDSLSVEASTKYIVMGSASTGLLLFGYSFFYGAAGSLTFEALAQACTSNPQEPLLRLGMLFTFAAIGFKLTLFPFHMWAPDVYDGAPSPVTAFISVSSKAVAIAFLLILIYGPLAPMHDSLQPILLILAAATMTVGNLGALKQTRLRRFMAYSSIAQAGYIVMALLGDAGAARSSIIFYLFVYLAGNYAVFFIMAIIGRNGEENRSGLQGLGKSNPMLGAILMLSAFSLAGIPPLAGFMGKFFLFASAAQKGYYFLIVFAALNSTISLYYYLLLVKEAYIVQPAVEPAPFVMDRMQKVSLFILTAIMLVAGLLPSISSNVLAIAG, from the coding sequence ATGACACTCCTGCTGCCTGATATTTTTCTTGTTGTCCTTGCAGCCCTGGTAATGGGCTATGACCTGTACAAGGGAAAAGATAATCTCGTTTCCACCCTGCCCTTTAAAGCGTCCTGGATTGGCTTGTGTGGTATTTTCGTACTGTTGCTTCTTCTGCCTTATGATCAGACCGTTCTCTATCCGGGCGGCTATCAGGTGACAGGCACTGCACTCCTGTTCAAGCAGCTCTTTATTCTGTCCGCCCTGTTCACGGTCCTCCTGTCCCGCCCCTACTTTGTTCCGGGCGGAAACGACCGTGGGGTGATGAAGTACCAGACTGAGTTTCTTTTCATTCTCCTGCTCTGTACTTTTGGCATGTTCACTGTGGTTTCATCCACTGACCTGCTGACTCTGTTCATCGGCATGGAGCTGGCAACGATTCCGCTCTACATTTTGAGCGGTTTCTATAAAAAGGACAGTCTGTCTGTTGAGGCATCCACTAAGTATATTGTTATGGGTTCTGCCTCAACCGGTCTGCTGCTGTTCGGTTACTCCTTCTTCTACGGTGCTGCTGGCTCCCTGACCTTTGAGGCATTGGCCCAGGCCTGTACCAGCAATCCGCAGGAGCCACTGCTTCGCCTTGGTATGCTGTTCACCTTTGCGGCTATCGGCTTCAAGCTGACCCTCTTCCCCTTCCACATGTGGGCACCAGATGTCTATGATGGAGCACCCAGCCCGGTAACCGCCTTTATCTCGGTTTCCTCCAAGGCTGTGGCTATTGCTTTCCTCCTGATTCTGATCTATGGTCCGCTGGCACCTATGCATGATTCCTTACAGCCGATCCTTCTGATCTTGGCGGCAGCAACCATGACTGTGGGTAACCTCGGCGCGCTGAAGCAGACTCGGCTGCGACGCTTTATGGCCTACTCCTCTATTGCCCAGGCTGGCTATATTGTTATGGCCCTGCTCGGTGATGCAGGAGCAGCCCGTTCCTCCATTATCTTCTACCTCTTTGTCTATCTGGCAGGAAACTACGCTGTCTTCTTTATTATGGCCATCATCGGGCGCAATGGGGAAGAGAACCGCAGTGGCTTGCAGGGGTTGGGCAAAAGCAATCCCATGCTGGGAGCGATTTTGATGCTTAGCGCCTTTTCCTTGGCAGGGATTCCGCCGCTGGCCGGGTTCATGGGGAAATTTTTCCTCTTTGCCTCAGCAGCACAAAAGGGCTATTACTTCCTCATCGTCTTTGCGGCCCTGAATTCCACCATCTCGCTGTACTACTATCTCCTGCTGGTTAAGGAGGCCTATATAGTTCAGCCTGCTGTAGAGCCTGCTCCCTTTGTTATGGACCGCATGCAAAAGGTAAGTCTCTTCATCCTCACGGCAATCATGTTGGTCGCTGGGCTTCTGCCTTCCATCAGCAGTAATGTGCTGGCTATTGCGGGATAA
- the guaA gene encoding glutamine-hydrolyzing GMP synthase, which produces MHNDTIIILDFGSQTTQLIARRIREQKVYSEIHPYTLPLEQLKAMQPAGVILSGGPASVYDEDAPISDPGVFELGVPVLGICYGAQLMMQQLGGRVEKAEKREFGKASLTIDYTAGLFAGMEPAPAEHQVWMSHGDRVEEAAPGFTATAGSEHSPFAALRHEEKPFVAVQFHPEVAHTLIGTDVLRNFIFGICGCEASWTMHSFIQSTVAEIREKVGDGQVLCALSGGVDSTVVAAIVHKAIGNQLTCIHVNNGLMRINESDTILRFFREKTDLKVIDIDAESYFLERLDGINDPEEKRKRIGYGFIEIFEQEANKLGDVKYLAQGTLYPDVIESVVFRGKAPIKSHHNVGGLPERMQLKLIEPLRELFKDEVRELGLELGLPEEAIYRQPFPGPGLGIRIMGAIDKERLHILRQADVIVLEEMKNSGWYRKVWQSFAVLLPIQTVGVMGDGRTYEHVIAIRSVDSRDAMTADWSQLPYDLLGRISTRIINEVRGVNRVVYDISSKPPSTIEWE; this is translated from the coding sequence ATGCATAACGATACAATAATTATTCTGGACTTCGGTTCCCAGACCACCCAGCTCATTGCCCGCCGTATCCGCGAGCAAAAGGTCTACTCGGAAATACATCCCTACACCCTGCCCCTTGAGCAACTGAAGGCCATGCAGCCCGCTGGTGTTATCCTTTCCGGTGGCCCTGCCTCTGTCTATGACGAGGATGCCCCCATCTCCGACCCAGGAGTCTTTGAACTCGGCGTGCCGGTGCTCGGCATCTGCTACGGGGCCCAGCTCATGATGCAGCAACTGGGTGGACGGGTAGAAAAGGCGGAAAAACGCGAGTTCGGCAAGGCATCCCTGACAATTGACTACACAGCAGGCCTGTTCGCGGGTATGGAGCCTGCCCCGGCTGAACATCAGGTCTGGATGAGTCATGGTGATCGGGTTGAGGAAGCAGCTCCCGGCTTTACAGCCACTGCGGGCAGCGAGCACTCGCCCTTTGCCGCTCTGCGTCACGAAGAAAAACCCTTTGTTGCCGTGCAATTCCATCCCGAGGTAGCACATACTCTGATCGGTACGGATGTGTTGCGCAATTTCATCTTTGGAATCTGTGGATGCGAGGCCAGCTGGACCATGCATTCCTTTATCCAGTCTACAGTTGCAGAAATCCGGGAAAAGGTAGGCGATGGCCAGGTTCTCTGCGCTCTTTCCGGCGGGGTTGATTCCACAGTGGTTGCAGCCATTGTGCATAAGGCCATCGGTAACCAGCTGACCTGTATCCATGTCAATAATGGCCTGATGCGGATTAACGAGAGCGACACCATCCTCCGTTTCTTCCGGGAGAAAACTGACCTTAAGGTCATTGATATAGATGCTGAATCCTACTTTCTTGAGCGTCTGGACGGCATCAACGATCCTGAAGAGAAACGGAAACGGATCGGCTATGGTTTTATCGAGATCTTTGAGCAGGAAGCCAATAAGCTGGGCGATGTAAAATACCTGGCCCAGGGCACCCTGTATCCTGATGTTATTGAGTCCGTGGTCTTCCGTGGCAAGGCACCTATTAAGTCCCATCATAACGTGGGCGGCCTGCCCGAGCGCATGCAGCTCAAACTCATTGAGCCGCTCAGAGAGCTGTTCAAAGATGAGGTTCGCGAACTGGGACTGGAACTTGGCCTGCCGGAAGAGGCCATTTATCGCCAGCCCTTCCCAGGTCCAGGCTTGGGTATCCGCATCATGGGGGCAATTGATAAGGAGCGCCTGCACATTCTGCGGCAGGCAGATGTGATTGTCCTGGAGGAAATGAAAAACTCAGGCTGGTACCGCAAGGTATGGCAGTCCTTTGCTGTCTTACTGCCTATCCAAACTGTTGGTGTTATGGGCGATGGCCGGACCTATGAGCATGTGATTGCCATCCGCTCCGTGGATAGCCGCGATGCCATGACGGCTGACTGGTCTCAGCTTCCTTATGACCTGCTGGGACGTATCTCAACCCGTATCATCAATGAGGTTCGCGGCGTCAACCGGGTTGTGTACGACATCTCCTCCAAACCGCCTTCCACGATTGAGTGGGAGTAA
- the guaB gene encoding IMP dehydrogenase, which translates to MFDQDIPPAYTFDDVLLVPASSEVLPSEVSLATRLTDTIYLNAPLVSAAMDSVTEHRTAIAMARAGGIGIIHKNMSIKDQAKEVERVKKSESGMIIDPITVTEQQSVAEVEEIMGMYKISGLPVLRDGKLVGIVTNRDLRFVSNSEMRVSEVMTSKNLVTVHEGLSLDHCKALLHEHRIEKLLVVDEAENLRGLITIKDIEKIKKYPQSAKDGNGRLLVGAAVGVGADMPDRTEALVAAGADVIVLDSAHGHSAGVLQAVREIRAGWPNLSVIAGNVATAEGTAALIDAGANAVKVGVGPGSICTTRIVAGVGVPQLTALQNATRVAREKGVPVIADGGIKFSGDICKAIGIGADCVMVGSLFAGTDETPGDTFLYQGRKYKGYRGMGSLGAMKQGSSDRYFQKKDSETSKLVPEGIEGKVPYRGPISEMVYQLLGGLRSGMGYCGAATIGELHTKAKFVRISPAGLRESHVHDVIITREAPNYRTEGI; encoded by the coding sequence ATGTTCGATCAGGACATCCCCCCAGCATATACCTTTGACGACGTCCTGCTCGTTCCGGCAAGTTCGGAAGTGCTGCCATCAGAGGTTTCCCTCGCTACCCGGCTCACAGATACTATCTATTTGAACGCCCCTCTGGTTTCAGCAGCTATGGACTCTGTTACGGAACATCGTACCGCGATAGCTATGGCCAGGGCAGGAGGCATCGGGATTATTCACAAAAACATGTCAATAAAGGATCAGGCCAAAGAGGTGGAACGGGTAAAAAAATCCGAATCCGGCATGATTATAGACCCTATTACTGTCACTGAGCAGCAAAGCGTTGCTGAAGTGGAAGAGATTATGGGGATGTATAAGATCTCTGGTCTGCCTGTCCTACGCGACGGTAAACTGGTGGGCATTGTTACCAACCGGGACCTCCGCTTTGTCTCCAATAGCGAAATGCGGGTCAGTGAAGTCATGACCAGCAAAAATCTGGTCACTGTTCATGAGGGGCTCAGCCTGGATCATTGCAAGGCCCTGCTCCATGAGCACCGGATCGAAAAACTCCTGGTCGTCGATGAGGCAGAAAACCTCAGAGGCCTCATCACCATTAAGGATATAGAGAAAATCAAGAAATACCCGCAGTCTGCCAAGGACGGCAATGGCCGCCTGCTGGTCGGTGCTGCGGTTGGCGTGGGCGCTGACATGCCGGACCGAACCGAGGCCCTGGTCGCAGCCGGTGCTGATGTCATTGTCCTGGATTCAGCCCACGGCCACTCTGCCGGGGTCTTGCAGGCGGTCCGTGAAATCCGGGCTGGCTGGCCGAATCTTTCCGTTATTGCCGGTAATGTTGCCACAGCCGAAGGGACAGCCGCATTGATTGATGCTGGTGCCAATGCCGTTAAAGTGGGCGTTGGTCCTGGTTCTATCTGCACAACCCGCATCGTTGCCGGTGTAGGTGTGCCTCAGCTCACCGCTCTGCAAAACGCCACCAGGGTGGCAAGGGAAAAAGGCGTACCTGTTATCGCTGACGGTGGTATCAAGTTCTCCGGCGATATCTGCAAGGCCATTGGCATCGGTGCAGACTGTGTTATGGTAGGCTCCCTTTTTGCCGGAACCGATGAGACGCCAGGCGACACCTTCCTTTACCAGGGCCGTAAGTACAAAGGCTATCGTGGTATGGGGTCCCTGGGCGCAATGAAGCAGGGCTCTAGTGACCGCTATTTCCAGAAAAAAGACAGTGAGACCTCAAAGCTGGTCCCTGAGGGCATTGAGGGTAAGGTCCCCTATCGTGGTCCCATCTCTGAGATGGTCTATCAATTACTGGGCGGTCTGCGCTCCGGTATGGGATATTGCGGTGCTGCTACCATTGGTGAGCTGCACACCAAGGCGAAATTTGTTCGTATCTCCCCGGCTGGTCTGCGGGAATCCCATGTTCATGATGTTATCATCACCCGCGAGGCCCCCAATTACCGGACTGAGGGTATTTAA
- a CDS encoding alkaline phosphatase: MNTKKCSLVFILLGCLSFTSCCHAPTGLQPEAPEQEKTFPQTPYNSKPATKKVKNVILVIGDGMGPQQLGLLLAYARQAPHSVIPNRTTAFDRMMNDGAELGLSMTHAANVLVTDSAASGSQLATGVASGPEMLGADADGNPTSTILEQAEKMGKSTGIISDTWLTHATPAAFAAHQPHRSLENAIAVDLLNSGADVMLSGGLSRWVPKAANDADSAVHQELVQMTEGAFAIKSKRKDERNLLKEARKKGYTLSFTKDQLAEAKGKKVLGLFSSSAMDNAIKANKAKDDPERAIPSLREMTAKGLELLARNKKGFFLMVEAGQIDWAGHANDTGLLLQEMIKLNNTLEYILDWTAKRDDTLLIVTADHETGGFSFSYSGNDLPQPVNLSGSLFKNRSFQPGYNFGNPQVLDKLYKQQLSYKDIFLQFAALPASEQKPAKLASLVNKNTEFKITEAQAARVLESEENAYYVEGHKKLGLKKVPKIDANDAFFVTNSNGARLNLLAMEVATQQQAVWSTGTHTATPVLVFAQGAGKSAFRKIMHHTELSRYAINALMNN; the protein is encoded by the coding sequence ATGAACACAAAAAAATGTTCTCTCGTTTTTATCCTGCTCGGATGCCTGAGCTTTACCAGCTGTTGCCACGCACCAACTGGTCTCCAGCCCGAGGCACCGGAGCAGGAGAAAACTTTTCCTCAAACTCCTTACAACAGCAAACCTGCAACCAAGAAGGTAAAGAATGTTATTTTGGTGATTGGAGACGGTATGGGCCCTCAGCAATTGGGCCTCCTCTTGGCTTATGCCAGGCAGGCACCACACTCAGTCATTCCAAATCGGACAACAGCATTCGACCGAATGATGAATGACGGCGCAGAGCTCGGGCTTTCCATGACCCATGCAGCCAATGTCTTAGTGACAGACTCTGCGGCCTCTGGAAGCCAACTGGCCACTGGAGTAGCAAGCGGCCCCGAGATGCTTGGCGCTGATGCGGATGGTAATCCCACCAGCACTATCCTGGAGCAGGCTGAAAAAATGGGTAAATCCACAGGAATTATTTCAGATACCTGGTTAACCCATGCAACACCTGCTGCTTTTGCAGCGCATCAACCGCATCGCAGTTTAGAAAATGCCATAGCTGTAGATTTGCTGAACTCTGGTGCAGATGTCATGCTGTCAGGAGGACTGAGCCGGTGGGTACCGAAAGCAGCAAATGATGCTGACTCTGCGGTGCATCAAGAGCTGGTGCAAATGACCGAGGGTGCGTTTGCTATCAAATCAAAACGAAAAGACGAACGCAACCTCCTCAAGGAAGCCCGGAAAAAAGGTTACACCCTGAGCTTTACCAAGGATCAGCTGGCGGAAGCGAAGGGGAAAAAAGTCCTGGGGCTCTTTTCCTCCTCAGCTATGGATAATGCCATTAAGGCCAATAAAGCTAAGGATGATCCAGAGAGAGCCATACCAAGTCTGCGGGAAATGACTGCAAAAGGTTTGGAACTGCTTGCTCGAAACAAGAAAGGTTTCTTCCTGATGGTTGAGGCTGGTCAAATTGATTGGGCAGGTCATGCCAATGATACCGGCTTATTGCTTCAGGAGATGATCAAGCTGAACAATACCTTGGAATATATCCTGGACTGGACAGCAAAGCGCGACGATACCTTACTCATTGTCACGGCTGACCATGAAACCGGAGGCTTCAGCTTCAGCTATTCAGGGAATGATTTACCCCAGCCAGTCAATCTGTCTGGTTCCCTGTTTAAGAACAGAAGCTTCCAGCCTGGATATAACTTCGGTAATCCGCAGGTGCTGGACAAGCTGTATAAACAGCAACTGAGCTATAAGGATATATTTCTCCAATTCGCTGCCTTACCTGCATCTGAGCAGAAGCCAGCAAAATTGGCAAGCTTAGTAAATAAGAATACAGAATTTAAGATCACGGAAGCACAAGCTGCCCGTGTTCTCGAAAGTGAAGAAAATGCCTATTATGTAGAAGGGCATAAAAAACTCGGCTTAAAAAAAGTGCCAAAAATTGATGCTAATGACGCTTTTTTTGTTACCAATAGCAATGGAGCTCGTCTTAACCTTTTGGCCATGGAAGTGGCCACACAACAACAAGCTGTCTGGTCTACTGGGACCCACACCGCTACTCCGGTTCTTGTTTTTGCACAGGGCGCAGGCAAGTCAGCTTTTCGTAAGATTATGCACCATACGGAACTTAGTCGATACGCAATTAATGCATTAATGAATAACTAG
- the nuoL gene encoding NADH-quinone oxidoreductase subunit L: MADFIFSHSYLILLCPLLSFVLIGLGYLRSDNKFVSKFAITLSAISLSYALLTALTYLISVMGHHGLPYPEKIALDGAWLNFTPTLTANMGIYLDPISVMMLVVITVISLLVNIYSVGYMKGDPSFNRFFALLALFSFSMLGLVVSSNILQMFVFWELVGVSSYSLIGFWYEKPSAVAASKKAFIMTRFADAFFLLGILLVSFQSGSFSFQTLNSPETAALLNKNFIFAGISINMLTLGTLLVFCGGWGKSAMFPLHVWLPDAMEGPTPVSSIIHSATMVVAGVYLTARMFPLFAAAETTLFVIQCIGAFTALFAAVIAITQMDIKRILAFSTLSQLGYMIFSLGAAKVCVEGGGHHEASVNLLGYSAAMYHVFTHAFFKCMLFLGAGAIIHAVHSNDIMKMGGLKSLMPKTYWSLFAACLAIAGVFPLSGFWSKDAILLSALQSGHYITFLVGLVTGGLTAFYMFRFFFLIFHGEARSELHHVHEDPWMTWPIVFLTIPTIFAGLLEHFFVHRVIPPHFEEATHFSHPGWLPWLATLAAFLGIGGAWVLYGKGKTEAATSLKRLFGPLYTIVYNKFYMDEVWLFFTHTVVFSYIAAPIKWFDRKVVDGSMDLTGWILQVGGKGVRLAQSGQLQFYLGATVIGLIVFLFLG; this comes from the coding sequence ATGGCTGATTTTATTTTTTCCCATAGTTATCTGATCCTGCTCTGTCCTTTACTCAGCTTTGTCCTGATTGGACTGGGGTATCTTCGCTCGGACAATAAATTTGTCAGTAAATTTGCCATTACACTGTCGGCAATTTCTCTGAGCTACGCCTTGCTCACTGCCCTGACCTATCTTATTTCGGTCATGGGGCACCACGGGCTTCCGTATCCAGAAAAAATTGCTCTGGATGGTGCATGGCTTAATTTCACCCCTACCTTGACCGCCAATATGGGCATCTATCTTGATCCCATATCAGTCATGATGCTGGTAGTGATCACGGTTATCTCCCTACTGGTGAATATCTATTCGGTAGGATATATGAAGGGTGATCCAAGCTTCAACCGCTTTTTTGCCTTGCTGGCTCTGTTTTCCTTTTCCATGCTCGGCTTGGTTGTATCCAGCAATATTCTTCAGATGTTTGTCTTCTGGGAATTGGTTGGTGTATCCTCCTACTCTCTGATTGGATTTTGGTACGAAAAGCCTTCGGCAGTGGCGGCTTCGAAAAAGGCCTTCATAATGACCCGCTTTGCAGATGCCTTTTTTCTCCTGGGTATTCTGTTGGTCAGCTTTCAAAGCGGAAGCTTCAGTTTCCAGACCCTGAACAGCCCGGAGACAGCTGCCCTGCTCAATAAGAACTTTATCTTTGCAGGCATATCTATCAATATGCTAACCCTCGGTACCCTGCTGGTCTTCTGCGGTGGTTGGGGTAAATCAGCTATGTTTCCGCTCCATGTTTGGTTGCCTGATGCTATGGAAGGGCCGACACCGGTTTCCTCCATCATCCATTCAGCAACAATGGTTGTGGCTGGTGTCTATCTAACTGCACGCATGTTTCCGCTCTTTGCTGCTGCGGAAACAACACTGTTCGTTATCCAGTGTATTGGTGCATTCACTGCCCTGTTTGCAGCGGTTATCGCCATCACCCAGATGGATATTAAACGCATACTCGCCTTCTCCACCCTGTCCCAGTTAGGCTATATGATCTTTTCACTGGGTGCAGCGAAAGTTTGTGTAGAAGGCGGCGGGCATCATGAGGCTTCAGTGAACCTGCTGGGCTACTCAGCAGCCATGTACCACGTTTTCACCCACGCCTTCTTTAAATGCATGCTCTTCCTTGGAGCCGGTGCTATCATCCATGCGGTGCATAGCAACGACATCATGAAGATGGGTGGTCTGAAATCTCTGATGCCAAAGACCTATTGGTCCTTATTCGCAGCCTGTCTGGCCATTGCTGGCGTGTTTCCCCTCAGTGGCTTCTGGTCAAAAGATGCTATCCTCTTGTCCGCCCTCCAGTCAGGTCATTACATCACCTTTCTTGTTGGCTTAGTGACTGGTGGTTTGACAGCATTTTACATGTTCCGCTTCTTCTTCCTCATTTTTCATGGCGAAGCTCGTTCCGAGCTCCATCATGTCCATGAAGATCCGTGGATGACTTGGCCAATTGTGTTCCTGACTATCCCGACCATCTTTGCCGGTTTGCTGGAGCATTTCTTTGTTCACCGGGTTATTCCGCCCCATTTTGAAGAAGCTACTCATTTTTCTCATCCCGGCTGGTTACCTTGGCTTGCGACCTTGGCTGCATTCCTCGGTATCGGCGGTGCCTGGGTACTTTACGGCAAAGGAAAAACAGAAGCTGCGACAAGCCTGAAAAGGCTCTTTGGCCCGCTGTATACGATTGTCTATAACAAGTTTTACATGGACGAAGTGTGGCTTTTCTTCACCCATACAGTCGTCTTCTCCTATATTGCTGCACCGATCAAATGGTTTGACCGCAAGGTTGTTGATGGCAGTATGGACCTCACAGGTTGGATCCTGCAAGTAGGTGGAAAAGGCGTACGGCTTGCACAATCCGGGCAATTGCAGTTCTACCTTGGTGCCACGGTCATTGGATTAATTGTCTTCCTTTTCTTAGGATAA